One Schistocerca piceifrons isolate TAMUIC-IGC-003096 chromosome 11, iqSchPice1.1, whole genome shotgun sequence genomic window carries:
- the LOC124720042 gene encoding zinc finger protein 239-like has protein sequence MTTDVSMSHNYTKLQTSQEDSLCGTRLSCSVREKEFHKFNCSFCLQSFPSKYRLIMHVFIHIDGVQAPAYVCKSCGEVLPTDDSLKEHLRMSEGDQALSAANSEKLECSEDHENIISIESVQEEIVEQTEKQSSSKETRKTLRKSFSDIWNTHTVTQVAEKLRCDDYGIMCTSDHLNVHTVLSAKRHHKCDSCGKLFTRSGSLKVHELIHTGKRPHKCRVCGKSFTQSSTLKTHELIHTGKRPHECGVCGKSFTQSGSLKTHELIHTGKRPYKCTVCGKSFIGLGNFKVHELIHTGKRPHECGVCGKSFTQSGHLKTHNLIHTGKRPH, from the coding sequence ATGACAACAGATGTCAGTATGTCTCACAACTATACCAAGTTACAGACTTCACAAGAAGACAGCTTATGTGGCACGAGATTAAGTTGTAGCGTCAGGGAAAAGGAATTCCATAAGTTTAACTGTAGTTTCTGCCTACAGAGCTTCCCTTCAAAATACAGACTAATAATGCATGTCTTCATCCACATTGATGGTGTGCAGGCACCTGCATATGTGTGTAAGTCATGTGGTGAGGTATTGCCCACTGATGACAGCTTGAAAGAACATTTGAGAATGAGTGAGGGTGACCAAGCATTATCAGCTGCCAACAGTGAGAAACTTGAATGCAGTGAGGACCATGAAAACATCATCTCCATAGAAAGTGTACAAGAAGAAATCGTGGAACAGACTGAGAAGCAATCTTCATCCAAGGAaaccaggaaaactttaaggaaatCCTTTAGTGACATATGGAATACACATACTGTGACACAAGTTGCAGAGAAACTCAGATGTGATGACTATGGAATTATGTGTACAAGTGATCATCTTAATGTCCACACTGTGCTAAGTGCAAAAAGACATCACAAATGTGATAGTTGTGGTAAATTGTTTACTCGTTCGGGCAGTCTCAAGGTACACGAATTAATACACACGGGAAAGAGACCCCACAAATGCCGTGTTTGTGGAAAATCGTTTACTCAGTCGAGCACTCTCAAGACACATGAATTAATACATACAGGAAAGAGACCCCATGAATGCGGTGTTTGTGGAAAATCGTTTACTCAGTCGGGCAGTCTCAAGACACATGAATTAATACATACAGGAAAGAGACCctacaaatgtactgtttgtgGCAAATCGTTTATTGGTTTGGGGAATTTCAAGGTACATGAATTAATACACACGGGAAAGAGACCCCACGAATGCGGTGTCTGTGGAAAATCGTTTACTCAGTCGGGCCATCTGAAGACCCACAATTTAATACACACAGGAAAGAGACCCCACTAG